TCGAGTTCGATGCCCGGCGCACCTCCCTTACTGGAAAAGGTCACTGTGCAGTCGGCAGGCAGGCGCTCGGTTACGAAGCTCTCAAAGCTGCGCCGCACAGCTTCAGGGTCTTGGCCTTTGACAAGACGGCACGAAACTTTTGCCATTGCCTTTGCGGGGAGAACGGTTTTGAAGCCCTCGCCCGTGTAGCCCGACGACATCCCATTCACCTCAAGCGTTGGGCGCGACCAGATCTGTTCGAGAACCGAACGGCCCTGTTCGCCTGCCGGCACCGAAAGCCCAACGTCGCCGAGAAACGCGTCGGGCGAAAAATCGAGCGTCTCCCACATCGCCATGATCTCGGCAGGAACCTCCGCGACGCCATCGTAAAACCCAGGCAGGGTGACAGCGCCGGTATCATCGTGCAGGTCCGCTATGATCTTCGCCAACACATGTGCGGGATTGCGCGCCGCGCCGCCAAAATAACCCGAATGCAGGTCCTTGTCGGCCGCTTCGATAACCACCTCCGTACCGTACATGCCCCGCAGACGTGTTGTGATGGCCGGGGTGTCGCGGTCCCACATGTTGGTGTCGCAAACGAGCGCAACGTCCGCCTTCAGGTCGTCGGCATGCGCATCAAGGAATCCCGGAAGCGACGGGCTGCCGGACTCTTCTTCGCCTTCGAACAGAATAGTCACCGGAACCGGGAGCGCGCCGTGCGTCTCAAGGATCGCGCGGCACGCTTCGATAAAGGTCATGATCTGGCCCTTATCGTCCGCTGCGCCGCGCGCGACGATCTTCTTGCTGCCATCCGAACGGGTTTCAATCACCGGATCGAAGGGATCACGATCCCACAATTCCAGTGGATCGACGGGCTGCACATCATAGTGGCCGTAGAAAAGCGCCCGCGGACCGGTCGCGCCGTC
The Pseudomonadota bacterium genome window above contains:
- a CDS encoding M20/M25/M40 family metallo-hydrolase, which encodes MDTNAPSVDAELEACLAAADAQFEQSLERLFALLRIPSISTDPAYDAQVKEAAAHVHAELEGIGFAVTTHQTPGHPMIVATWDGATGPRALFYGHYDVQPVDPLELWDRDPFDPVIETRSDGSKKIVARGAADDKGQIMTFIEACRAILETHGALPVPVTILFEGEEESGSPSLPGFLDAHADDLKADVALVCDTNMWDRDTPAITTRLRGMYGTEVVIEAADKDLHSGYFGGAARNPAHVLAKIIADLHDDTGAVTLPGFYDGVAEVPAEIMAMWETLDFSPDAFLGDVGLSVPAGEQGRSVLEQIWSRPTLEVNGMSSGYTGEGFKTVLPAKAMAKVSCRLVKGQDPEAVRRSFESFVTERLPADCTVTFSSKGGAPGIELDTSGPAFVAAQQALTDEWPKPAGFIGVGGSIPIVGDFQTRLGLESVMVGFGLGDDQIHSPNEKYELESYRKGIRSWIRILHALGASA